The Papaver somniferum cultivar HN1 unplaced genomic scaffold, ASM357369v1 unplaced-scaffold_83, whole genome shotgun sequence genome has a segment encoding these proteins:
- the LOC113345744 gene encoding uncharacterized protein LOC113345744: MAKALGTPIVVDKRTLAHEYGYYASVLIDINFAEHDSDSIHVTVGGLDFWQKIDIPKKPKFCAKCKIIGHYEADCRKKTKNNTTNIHATIPGKQLHVPRIKNEGSKGTTVGNEWQEARRRKGKTTPSIPVMPEVVSSLPNERKISTVHGQHEIVHGQNAIVVPVNVVLEEGGFVSGSDQVAVDKQLQDELAKSEADVRSAIVELARTKQRVAARSTLVPSATESMPGTKSIENSEAGEIKNSSVDRIVSSLSNTPLSDALFVRESVVSPNQFEALSAELGLLEDAVLESGVEALLSGTGKWSDQVSDTTQTAIPDLNKTGSTGMSGSSSNSKKVSGLDKGGKTLGVIKPGAVRKYMTRISQRVQIPSPKNIVSQ, encoded by the coding sequence ATGGCTAAGGCTTTGGGTACTCCAATTGTGGTTGATAAGCGTACCTTGGCTCATGAGTACGGTTATTATGCTTCAGTTTTGATAGATATTAACTTTGCTGAACACGATTCTGATTCTATCCATGTTACTGTTGGTGGTTTGGATTTTTGGCAGAAAATTGATATTCCAAAGAAGCCTAAATTTTGCGCCAAGTGTAAGATTATTGGACATTATGAGGCAGATTGCCGAAAGAAAACCAAGAACAATACGACCAACATTCATGCAACTATTCCAGGGAAGCAACTACATGTTCCTAGAATAAAGAATGAGGGTTCTAAGGGCACTACTGTTGGTAATGAATGGCAAGAGGCAAGGAGGAGGAAGGGAAAGACAACACCATCTATTCCGGTGATGCCTGAAGTTGTTAGCAGCTTACCTAATGAAAGGAAGATTTCAACTGTGCATGGCCAGCATGAGATTGTGCATGGCCAGAATGCTATCGTTGTTCCGGTGAATGTTGTTTTGGAGGAGGGTGGGTTTGTGTCAGGAAGTGATCAAGTGGCTGTGGATAAACAGTTACAAGATGAACTAGCAAAATCTGAAGCTGATGTTCGCTCTGCCAttgttgaattggcaagaactaaacaaagagTAGCGGCGAGATCAACATTAGTACCTAGTGCTACAGAGAGTATGCCTGGTACTAAGTCAATTGAGAATTCTGAAGCGGGGGAGATTAAGAATTCTTCAGTTGATAGGATTGTTTCTAGCTTATCCAACACTCCTTTATCTGACGCTTTGTTTGTTCGTGAATCTGTGGTTTCTCCCAATCAGTTTGAAGCTCTTTCTGCTGAGTTAGGGTTACTTGAGGATGCTGTTTTGGAGTCTGGGGTGGAAGCTCTTCTTTCTGGCACGGGAAAGTGGAGTGATCAAGTTTCGGACACTACACAAACTGCCATTCCGGACTTGAATAAAACTGGGAGTACTGGAATGTCTGGGTCCAGTTCAAACTCTAAGAAAGTTTCCGGCCTTGATAAAGGTGGTAAGACTTTGGGAGTTATCAAACCTGGAGCTGTACGTAAATATATGACAAGAATTTCTCAGCGAGTTCAGATTCCTAGTCCCAAAAACATTGTTTCTCAATGA